A region from the Sorex araneus isolate mSorAra2 chromosome 6, mSorAra2.pri, whole genome shotgun sequence genome encodes:
- the LOC101538311 gene encoding olfactory receptor 52D1-like, translating into MLSSIHNFTDFHPSTFILLGIPGMQEQHVWVAIPFCFMYIFALIGNGTILYVIMTDRTLHEPMYLFLCLLSVTDLVLCSTTLPKMLTIFWLKSHLISYHGCLTQMFFVHAVFATESAILLAMAFDRYVAICRPLHYTSILNATVIGKIGLACVVRGLIFVFPFIILIERLPFCGHRIIPHTYCEHMGIAKLACASIKPNTIYGLTVALSVTGMDVILIATSYGLILQTVLRLPSTDAQLRAFSTCGAHICVILVFYVPAFFSFFTHRFGHKVPPHIHIILANLYLLVPPLLNPMVYGINTKQIRIRIIGFFVKKR; encoded by the coding sequence ATGCTCTCTTCTATTCACAATTTTACTGACTTCCATCCTTCCACATTTATTCTACTTGGAATCCCTGGGATGCAAGAACAACATGTTTGGGTTGCCATCCCCTTCTGTTTCATGTATATCTTTGCTCTCATTGGTAATGGTACCATCCTTTACGTTATCATGACAGATAGAACTCTGCATGAGCCAATGTACCTCTTCTTGTGCCTGCTTTCTGTTACTGACCTGGTACTTTGTTCAACTACGTTGCCCAAAATGTTAACAATCTTCTGGCTTAAGTCCCACCTTATTTCCTATCATGGCTGTCTCACCCAGATGTTTTTTGTTCATGCTGTATTTGCTACAGAATCAGCTATTCTGCTGGCCATGGCTTTTGACCGTTATGTGGCCATCTGTCGTCCGCTTCATTATACATCCATTCTCAATGCCACAGTCATTGGAAAAATTGGTCTAGCATGCGTGGTTCGTGGTCTTATCTTTGTTTTCCCCTTTATTATCCTCATTGAGCGTTTACCTTTCTGTGGACATCGTATCATTCCTCACACGTACTGTGAACATATGGGCATTGCCAAGTTGGCCTGTGCCAGCATCAAACCCAATACCATTTATGGTCTCACTGTGGCACTTTCAGTCACTGGCATGGACGTGATCCTCATCGCTACCTCTTATGGTCTAATCCTACAGACAGTGCTTCGCTTGCCCTCGACGGATGCCCAGTTACGAGCATTTAGCACTTGTGGTGCTCATATTTGTGTGATTCTTGTGTTTTATGTacctgctttcttttcctttttcacccATCGTTTTGGTCACAAAGTACCCCCTCATATCCACATTATTCTTGCAAATCTCTATCTCCTTGTACCCCCACTTCTCAACCCCATGGTTTATGGCATTAACACCAAACAGATTCGTATTAGAATAATTGGTTTTTTTGTAAAGAAGAGGTAG
- the LOC101538052 gene encoding olfactory receptor 52E4-like, translated as MIAQQNHLGTEKKEWLSEGVYSFEEVSWDQFPTFPSPYKQVFVQGATMTACNTTQDHPSFFILQGIPGMEDIHLWLSIPFCSMYFITVLGNCTILFTISTERSLHKPMFLLLYMLALTDLGMSTTTIPKVLCIFWFSQTEISFEGCLVQLFFIHSISVMQSAILMSMAFDRYVAICEPLRYATILSNSRIALIGLVSLVRAILFILPMPVLLQQMPFRANNVIPTTYCEHMAVVKMVCVDTRINRIYGLVVALLVVGLDISAIASSYVLIIRAVMRLSSKEAHHKAVNTCTTHICVMLVSYTPSLFSFLTHRFGRGIPPHVHVILGNLYFLIPPMLNPIIYGVKTKEFREKLSKYGCWRKDPMTIAHGQKAV; from the exons ATGATCGCCCAGCAGAACCACCTTGGCACAGAGAAGAAAGAATGGCTGAGTGAAGGAGTTT ACTCATTTGAAGAAGTTTCTTGGGACCAGTTTCCCACTTTCCCATCACCTTATAAGCAG GTATTTGTCCAGGGTGCCACCATGACTGCTTGCAACACCACACAGGACCAtccttctttcttcattctccAAGGCATTCCTGGTATGGAAGATATACACTTATGGTTGTCTATCCCCTTCTGTTCCATGTACTTCATCACTGTTCTGGGGAACTGCACCATCCTCTTCACCATCTCCACAGAGCGTTCCCTGCACAAGCCTATGTTTCTGCTCCTCTATATGTTAGCCCTCACAGATCTGGGCATGTCCACAACTACCATTCCCAAGGTCCTCTGCATCTTCTGGTTTAGCCAAACTGAGATCAGCTTTGAAGGATGCCTGGTCCAGCTGTTCTTCATTCATTCCATCTCTGTCATGCAGTCTGCCATTCTGATGAGCATGGCCTTTgatcgctatgtggccatctgtgaACCCCTGCGCTATGCCACCATCCTGTCCAATAGTCGAATAGCACTTATTGGTCTGGTCAGTTTAGTGAGAGCTATCCTATTCATCCTTCCAATGCCTGTCCTCCTCCAGCAGATGCCCTTCCGTGCCAATAATGTCATTCCCACCACCTATTGTGAACATATGGCTGTGGTGAAGATGGTGTGCGTGGACACCAGGATCAACAGGATATATGGTCTTGTGGTGGCCTTGCTTGTTGTTGGACTAGACATCTCAGCTATTGCTTCATCTTATGTGCTAATCATCAGAGCTGTAATGCGTCTCTCTTCTAAGGAAGCCCACCACAAAGCAGTGAACACCTGCACCACCCACATTTGTGTTATGCTTGTCTCCTACactccttctcttttctcctttcttactCATCGCTTCGGCAGGGGAATTCCACCTCATGTCCATGTCATTCTTGGCAACCTTTACTTCCTGATACCACCAATGCTCAATCCTATTATTTATGGAGTAAAAACCAAGGAGTTTCGGGAAAAGCTATCTAAGTATGGGTGCTGGAGAAAGGATCCCATGACCATTGCCCATGGTCAGAAAGCAGTTTGA
- the LOC101537787 gene encoding olfactory receptor 52P1-like has translation MKIFNHSSFVSFTLLGIPGLESQHLWLSIPFFSIFLTILIGNGAILFLVATEPTLHTPMYLLLALLMVVDLISSLALLPKILCLFWFNNRDIAPNACFTQMFFIHGASVVRSALLVAMAFDRFVAVCEPLRYNTILSHSLVGRLGLLALTKGVILVLPMPLLLQRLTFCHVVIPHTYCDHMAVVKMACGHTKPNRIYGLFVILLVVGLDLLLIGFSYGLILQAVVRLNSRDATFKALNTCSAHIFVILVTYIPALFSSLTHRIGRNIPPHAHILLANLYLLLPSMLNPIIYGIKMKEIRDKVFKCLFKGTT, from the coding sequence ATGAAAATCTTCAACCATTCCAGCTTCGTGAGCTTCACTTTGTTGGGCATACCTGGCTTAGAATCACAACATTTGTGGCTATCTATTCCCTTTTTCTCGATATTTTTGACTATACTCATTGGCAATGGTGCTATACTCTTCCTGGTAGCCACAGAACCCACACTTCACACACCAATGTACCTGCTTCTGGCCTTGTTGATGGTGGTTGACCTTATATCCTCACTGGCTCTACTGCCCAAGATCCTCTGCCTTTTTTGGTTCAATAATAGGGACATAGCTCCCAATGCCTGTTTCACTCAAATGTTTTTTATTCATGGAGCGTCTGTAGTACGGTCAGCACTACTTGTTGCAATGGCCTTTGACCGCTTTGTGGCTGTGTGTGAGCCATTACGCTACAACACAATTCTGAGCCATTCCTTAGTTGGACGCTTGGGACTATTGGCCCTAACCAAGGGTGTGATTCTTGTTCTTCCCATGCCTCTTCTACTACAAAGGTTGACTTTCTGTCATGTGGTCATTCCTCATACATACTGTGACCACATGGCTGTGGTGAAAATGGCCTGTGGCCATACCAAACCCAATCGTATTTACGGGCTCTTTGTGATTCTGCTTGTGGTGGGACTTGATTTGCTGCTCATTGGTTTCTCTTACGGTCTCATCCTGCAGGCTGTGGTACGTCTCAATTCTCGAGATGCCACCTTCAAAGCCCTCAATACCTGCTCAGCTCACATCTTTGTCATCCTTGTCACCTATATACCTGCactcttttcctctctcacccatCGCATTGGTCGTAATATCCCTCCACATGCCCATATTCTCCTGGCAAATCTCTATCTTCTTCTGCCCTCAATGCTCAACCCCATCATCTatggaataaaaatgaaagaaatacgtGACAAGGTATTCAAATGTTTGTTCAAAGGAACGACATAA